A region from the Toxotes jaculatrix isolate fToxJac2 chromosome 2, fToxJac2.pri, whole genome shotgun sequence genome encodes:
- the ncoa6 gene encoding nuclear receptor coactivator 6 isoform X3 yields the protein MAHRCTPPELSQRTEYLEPDNDSDRDSGVGDDAGEDADSCHGAAVTQEEKVDKQDGMEENSGEGEDFTVFVAFQGNMEDEDFTQKLDTILSGIPNMLDIGSERLQPQHVEPWNSVRVTFNIPRDAAERLRLLAQNNQQQLRDLGILSVQIEGEGAINVAVGPNRGQEVRVNGPIGAPGQMRMDVGFPGQPGPGGVRMVNPPMVPTGPGMAGQAMVPGSSGQMHPRVPRPSSQTDMMDPMMPSMPVQQQQQLQHQQSAPHGSGPMPPQAAHHMQALQAGRPLNPAALQQLQQQHHQQQQAQQQAQLSQLGPRPPFNPSGQMAPGWNPVLQQQAAQGGPAWRKPPPQAQMVQRPPSLATVQTPSHPPPPYPFGSQQAGQVFNAMGQGQLQQQQQTGMGQFAAPQPKGPQGGPGGVTGPPRPPPPLPPTSGPQGNLTAKSPGSSSSPFQQGSPGTPPMMAQRPTTPQGFPQGVGSPGRATLGQQGNMQQGFMGMPQHGQAGAQVHPGMPKRPMSFPTPNFVQGQVSASTPGTPGGGAPQQLQSSQAMTHTGAQPSASTPNSMQGPPHAQPNVIGVQSNMAGPPPGTTAGPSMGQQQPGLQTQMMGLQHQAQPVSSSPSQMVQGQGGGQTVLSRPLSQGQRGGMTPPKQMMPQQGQGVMHGQGQMVGGQGHQAMLLQQQQQQNSMMEQMVANQMQGNKQPFGSKIPAGVMTGQMMRGPSPNVPGNMAQFQGQVGPQPMTPQQQQQMAQLQQQQLQQQQQHQLQQLQQQQQQQQQQQQQHQQMNQQQPQQVPIAGNPNQTMGIHGQQMRLPAGHPLIQQQLQQQQLQQQQKQQQQAMLQQQQQQQQQQQAVQQHPHPLGDPSSGTGDLGVQQMVPDMQAQQQQGMMGGPQHMQMGNGHFAGHGMNFNSQFPGQMPMGAPCGQPGGFPVSKDVTLTSPLLVNLLQSDISASQFGPGGKQGAGGGNQAKPKKKKPARKKKPKEGEGPQQGEGLGGLDVAGGMEDSELPNLGGEQNLGLDNSGPKLPDFTNRAAGFPGQPGDQRVLQQVPMQFMQQQQQPQPQQQQPQPQQQQLQQQQQQQQQQQQQQQQQQQQQQQQQQQQQQQQQQQQQQQQIQHMQQQQIQQQQMQQQQQMQQQMQQQQIQQQQQQLQQQQIQQQQQMQQMQMQSLQNAQGQQGMTGPQTQGQGQPQMHPHQLQQPQQQQTQQPNLQQQQQQQMMMMLKMQQEQAKNRMSIPPGGQLPPRGMGNPPEVQRLPVSQQGNMPVMISLQGHGGVPPSPDKARGMPLMVNPQLAGTARRMSHPDVGQGPQGTGSEEAPAGAHPKQDRPGGPEMGVQPGNGAQQMMANQGSNAHMIKQGPGPTPMPPHTGASPQQQLPTQPQQGGPMPGLHFPNVPTTSQSSRPKTPNRASPRPYHHPLTPTNRPPSTEPSEINLSPERLNASIAGLFPPKINIPLPPRQPNLNRGFDQQGLNPTTLKAIGQAPPSLALSGNNNSGSVGGNNTNNSQQPFSTGTGAGGAGAKQDKQPGGQGKRASPSSSRRSSPASSRKSATPSPGRQKGAKMAITCPPHQQQLVNPQGQTMMLSPTSVPPSPVSMPSQVTGGMETQQTQSPFHGIQGNPAEGVRESQGIMAAEQRQMPQPQPQPQPLRELSAPRMASPRFPVPQQPKPDMELQAGTVDRQITHAAPVQESEVSPALRAAPTSLNQLLDNSGIPNMPPRPIQNNTARDVMGKDSPKSALDPDRPFQSNAQSTDGSASVPTTATINEPEAKPRPAVPVPTSSPNFQPASVASSLPSTIVNSSTTLSLNQSPITSVGVSPSPNVNPTTTLCNTVSTNTNTTLSVSPNPVTSSQSTSASTVSTSSALTPASSALKPNPSSKPVTSVHSVIQIPASSSNISPNQITVFVTSNPITSAPTPQAPTSMVSTMVAVPNKNVRPQDIQQPTHVPRPSHIITAPLHFSINPLFQVPGASVAPNTTVVSQSVTMVGPLQVSTTNIQLSPAPSSTQSSGANMTSTQPARNAVGQVQIATSMSSPSLVGTLTAPQQVNPGALKTENQGEAGSAQKSSPPVQQPSPHPSPSASSPFQPPLASQPPCSSPGSVNAIRKTPVCPSPTAQVKSKPAQAAAVVSGSADSQQSPVERPVQGPTVAVPPQVFHPPANPAIQIEAPAPHPIAAAPNKITPPVVSSPITVPGQVAVATQIVTQALVPAPATVSSPASAVSSQAPIVTVVSTTTDAASATLISTVAPIQSPVPSIVPIVASPGSTQEVLPTVSSPVANPIGVPPDQSDPPAVEPPVPPATAPHETTQTTAAPVQQEVPQSQEPVASEKTGEEVSTGSEQGAAVEKPKGPSRRSSRAEKEVEEEPVADSGIRKRSARPGTSAAVKETGASPTQAKRRKSK from the exons ATGGCACATCGATGCACTCCACCTGAGCTGTCCCAGAGGACAGAGTACCTGGAACCAGATAATGATTCCGACAGGGACTCTGGTGTTGGGGATGATGCAGGAGAGGATGCTGACAGTTGCCATGGAGCCGCAGTAACACAAGAGGAGAAAGTCGACAAGCAAGATGGCATGGAAGAAAACAGCGGGGAGGGAGAGGATTTTACAGTTTTCGTTGCCTTTCAAGGGAATATGGAGGATGAGGACTTCACACAAAAACTTGACACTATCCTCAGTGGGATACCTAACATGCTTGATATTG GCTCTGAGAGGCTACAGCCACAGCATGTGGAGCCGTGGAACAGTGTGCGGGTTACCTTTAACATTCCTCGGGATGCTGCTGAGCGACTCAGACTGTTGGCCCAGAACAAccaacagcagctcagagaccTGGGGATTCTCTCTGTGCAGATAGAAG GGGAAGGAGCCATCAATGTGGCAGTCGGACCAAACAGAGGACAAGAAGTCAGAGTGAATGGACCAATTGGAGCACCTGGCCAGATGAGAATGGATGTTGGCTTTCCAGGTCAGCCTGGTCCAG GAGGAGTAAGGATGGTTAATCCACCAATGGTTCCCACTGGGCCTGGCATGGCAGGTCAGGCTATGGTACCAGGCAGCAGTGGACAGATGCACCCTCGTGTCCCCAGACCGTCTTCACAGACAG ATATGATGGACCCAATGATGCCAAGTATGCCAgttcagcagcaacagcagcttcagcaccAACAGTCTGCTCCCCATGGCTCAGGCCCCATGCCTCCTCAGGCTGCCCATCACATGCAGGCTCTGCAGGCTGGGAGACCACTCAACcctgctgcactgcagcagctaCAACAACAGCATCACCAACAGCAACAGGCCCAGCAGCAAGCTCAGCTCTCACAGCTTGGACCTAGACCTCCATTCAATCCATCAGGCCAAATGGCTCCTGGCTGGAACCCGGTTCTCCAGCAACAAGCAGCCCAAGGAGGCCCTGCCTGGAGAAAGCCCCCACCGCAAGCTCAAATGGTTCAGCGCCCACCCTCCCTTGCTACAGTTCAGACACCCAGCCACCCTCCGCCCCCTTACCCATTTGGCAGCCAGCAGGCTGGGCAGGTATTCAATGCCATGGGACAGGGACaattacagcaacaacagcagacaggaaTGGGTCAGTTTGCTGCCCCCCAGCCTAAAGGCCCACAGGGTGGCCCTGGTGGTGTCACAGGACCGCCCAgaccccctccaccccttcCACCAACTTCTGGACCACAGGGCAACCTCACTGCCAAGTCCCCTGGTTCTTCCTCATCTCCTTTCCAGCAGGGTTCACCAGGGACTCCTCCCATGATGGCTCAGAGACCTACAACTCCACAAGGTTTTCCCCAGGGTGTAGGTTCACCAGGAAGAGCAACCCTCGGCCAACAGGGTAACATGCAGCAAGGATTCATGGGAATGCCCCAGCACGGACAGGCTGGGGCCCAAGTTCACCCAG GCATGCCGAAGCGTCCCATGAGCTTTCCAACCCCAAACTTTGTCCAAGGTCAGGTGAGTGCTAGCACTCCAGGAACACCTGGTGGAGGAGCCCCTCAGCAGCTACAGAGCAGCCAAGCGATGACTCACACAG GAGCTCAGCCGTCAGCCTCCACACCAAACTCAATGCAGGGTCCACCCCATGCCCAACCCAATGTTATAGGTGTACAGAGTAACATGGCTGGTCCACCCCCTGGTACAACTGCTGGGCCTAGTATGGGCCAGCAACAGCCTGGCCTCCAGACCCAGATGATGGGCCTCCAGCATCAGGCCCAGCCCGTGTCCTCCTCCCCCAGCCAGATGGTTCAAGGCCAGGGTGGAGGTCAGACTGTCCTCTCAAGGCCTCTCAGTCaagggcagagaggaggaatgacCCCACCTAAGCAGATGATGCCTCAGCAAGGCCAGGGGGTGATGCATGGGCAGGGTCAGATGGTTGGAGGCCAAGGGCACCAGGCCAtgctcctgcagcagcaacagcaacaaaactcCATGATGGAACAGATGGTTGCCAACCAGATGCAAGGCAACAAGCAGCCGTTTGGAAGCAAGATTCCAGCTGGAGTCATGACTGGCCAGATGATGCGTGGCCCTTCTCCAAATGTCCCAGGTAACATGGCTCAGTTCCAGGGTCAGGTTGGCCCGCAGCCGATGACTccgcaacagcagcaacaaatgGCTCAACTCCAACAACAGCAgttacaacagcagcaacagcaccaACTGcaacagcttcagcagcagcagcagcagcagcagcagcagcagcaacaacatcaGCAGATGAATCAGCAACAACCCCAACAGGTTCCTATTGCTGGCAATCCTAATCAAACGATGGGCATACATGGGCAGCAGATGAGGCTTCCTGCTGGTCACCCCCTTATCCAACAACAGttgcaacaacaacagttacagcagcaacagaaacagcagcaacaggccatgttgcaacaacaacagcagcaacaacaacaacaacaggcagTTCAACAACACCCACATCCTCTGGGAGATCCCAGTAGTGGAACAGGAGACTTAGGTGTCCAACAGATGGTCCCTGATATgcaggcacagcagcagcaaggcATGATGGGGGGCCCTCAGCACATGCAGATGGGAAATGGCCACTTTGCAGGTCATGGCATGAACTTTAACTCGCAGTTCCCAGGCCAGATGCCAATGGGGGCACCCTGTGGACAGCCAGGTGGCTTTCCTGTCAGCAAGGATGTTACACTGACTAGCCCACTGCTGGTCAACCTGCTGCAGAGTGACATCTCAGCCAGCCAATTTGGGCCAGGAGGAAAGCAAGGAGCAGGGGGAGGTAATCAGGCcaaacccaaaaaaaagaaaccggCAAGAAAGAAGAAGCCCAAAGAAGGAGAGGGACCACAGCAGGGAGAGGGACTTGG GGGTCTTGATGTGGCTGGTGGCATGGAGGATTCCGAACTGCCAAACCTGGGCGGTGAACAGAATTTGGGCCTAGACAACTCTGGCCCAAAACTCCCTGATTTTACCAACAGGgctgcag GCTTTCCTGGCCAACCTGGCGACCAGAGAGTATTGCAGCAGGTACCCATGCAGTTtatgcagcaacaacagcaaccgcagccacaacaacaacaaccacaaccacaacagcagcagctgcagcagcagcagcagcaacagcagcagcagcagcagcaacaacagcagcaacagcagcaacagcagcagcagcaacagcaacaacaacaacaacaacagcagcagcagcaacaacaacaaattcagcacatgcaacagcagcagatacagcaacagcaaatgcagcaacagcaacaaatgcAACAGCAAatgcaacaacagcaaatacaacaacagcagcaacaattacagcagcagcagattcagcaacagcagcagatgcaacagatgcagatgcagagTCTCCAGAATGCTCAAGGGCAGCAGGGGATGACAGGGCCGCAGACTCAAGGTCAAGGCCAGCCCCAGATGCACCCTCATCAGCTGcaacaaccacagcagcagcaaactcaACAGCCAAACCTGCAACAGCAg caacagcagcagatgatgatgatgctgaagatgcagcaggagcaggCAAAAAATCGTATGTCCATCCCGCCAGGAGGCCAACTCCCTCCTCGGGGGATGGGAAATCCACCTGAGGTCCAGAGGCTTCCTGTCTCACAACAAGGCAACATGCCCGTAATGATCAGTCTTCAAGGACATGGAGGGGTACCACCGTCACCTGACAAAGCCAGAGGGATGCCCCTGATGGTGAACCCACAG CTTGCAGGCACTGCGCGGAGAATGTCCCATCCTGATGTAGGTCAGGGTCCCCAAGGCACTGGATCTGAGGAGGCCCCTGCAGGGGCTCACCCTAAACAGGACAGGCCCGGTGGCCCAGAAATGGGGGTGCAGCCTGGAAATGGCGCCCAACAGATGATGGCCAATCAGGGCTCCAACGCTCACATGATAAAGCAAGGCCCTGGTCCAACGCCAATGCCTCCGCACACTGGAGCCAGTCCCCAGCAACAGTTACCCACTCAGCCTCAACAAGGTGGCCCCATGCCTGGCCTTCATTTCCCTAATGTCCCCACAACCTCACAGAGCTCCAGGCCCAAAACCCCCAACAGAGCTAGCCCCAGGCCGTACCATCATCCTCTCACTCCAACTAATCGTCCACCCAGTACTGAGCCCTCTGAAATCAACCTTTCACCTGAGAGGCTAAATGCCTCGATTGCAGGGCTGTTTCCCCCCAAAATCAACATTCCTCTGCCTCCCAGGCAGCCTAACCTAAACAGGGGATTTGATCAGCAAGGTCTTAACCCAACAACTCTGAAAGCCATTGGGCAGGCCCCTCCCAGCTTAGCTCTATCAGGCAACAACAACAGTGGCAGTGTGGGTGGAAATAACACTAACAACAGTCAACAGCCTTTCTCTACTGGCACTGGTGCAGGGGGAGCAGGTGCTAAGCAGGACAAGCAGCCTGGAGGGCAGGGTAAAAGGGCTAGTCCTAGCAGCAGTCGGAGGTCAAGTCCAGCTTCTAGCCGCAAATCAGCCACCCCAAGTCCTGGAAGGCAAAAGGGGGCAAAAATGGCCATCACATGCCCTCCCCACCAGCAGCAGTTGGTCAACCCTCAGGGGCAAACTATGATGCTAAGCCCTACCTCAGTACCCCCAAGTCCAGTATCAATGCCTTCACAAGTGACGGGGGGCATGGAGACACAACAGACTCAGAGCCCCTTCCATGGAATTCAAGGTAACCCTGCTGAGGGAGTTAGGGAAAGTCAGGGAATAATGGCAGCAGAGCAGCGACAGATGCCTCAGCCTCAACCCCAACCACAGCCTTTGAGGGAATTATCAGCCCCCAGAATGGCAAGTCCTCGTTTCCCTGTGCCTCAGCAGCCTAAACCTGACATGGAACTGCAGGCTGGCACAGTTGATAGGCAGATAACACATGCGGCACCTGTGCAGGAGTCGGAGGTCTCGCCTGCTCTCAGGGCAGCTCCAACCTCCCTCAACCAGTTACTGGATAACTCGGGTATCCCGAACATGCCTCCTCGGCCCATACAGAATAATACTGCTAGGGATGTCATGGGCAAGGACAGTCCCAAGTCTGCTTTGGATCCAGACAGACCATTCCAGAGTAATGCCCAGAGTACAGATGGTTCAGCCTCCGTTCCTACCACTGCCACTATAAATGAGCCAGAAGCTAAACCCAGACCTGCTGTTCCAGTCCCTACCAGTAGTCCTAACTTCCAGCCTGCTTCAGTTGCCAGCTCACTCCCTAGCACTATTGTGAACTCCAGTACTACCCTTAGCCTTAATCAAAGCCCCATCACTAGTGTTGGTGTCAGTCCCAGTCCGAATGTAAACCCAACAACTACTCTTTGTAATACTGTCAGTACTAACACTAATACCACCCTGAGTGTAAGCCCCAACCCAGTAACTTCCAGTCAGAGCACTTCTGCCTCAACTGTTAGCACCAGTTCTGCTCTAACCCCAGCCAGTTCGGCTCTAAAACCAAATCCCAGTTCTAAACCTGTGACAAGTGTTCACTCAGTTATACAAATCCCTGCCTCCTCTAGCAACATTTCCCCCAACCAGATCACTGTCTTTGTTACATCTAACCCCATCACCTCTGCCCCCACTCCTCAGGCACCAACATCTATGGTTTCCACCATGGTGGCTGTCCCTAACAAGAACGTTAGGCCGCAGGACATCCAGCAGCCGACTCATGTCCCCAGACCTTCTCATATCATCACCGCCCCACTTCACTTTTCTATCAACCCACTTTTTCAGGTCCCAGGTGCATCTGTGGCTCCTAATACCACAGTGGTATCACAGTCAGTGACCATGGTGGGGCCTCTCCAAGTGTCCACTACAAACATCCAACTTTCTCCTGCCCCAAGCTCCACCCAGTCCTCAGGGGCTAACATGACCAGCACTCAGCCTGCCAGAAATGCAGTTGGACAGGTCCAGATTGCTACTAGTATGTCCTCGCCATCCCTAGTTGGTACTCTCACAGCTCCTCAGCAAGTTAACCCAGGGGCtctcaaaacagaaaatcaaggTGAGGCAGGCTCTGCTCAGAAATCTAGTCCCCCAGTCCAGCAGCCATCTCCCCATCCAAGCCCTTCAGCGTCATCTCCCTTTCAGCCACCCCTGGCTTCTCAGCCTCCTTGCTCTAGTCCTGGGTCTGTGAACGCCATTCGAAAGACCCCCGTGTGTCCATCTCCAACTGCCCAAGTAAAAAGCAAACctgcacaggctgctgctgttgtttctggTTCAGCTGACTCCCAGCAGAGTCCTGTGGAGAGGCCTGTGCAGGGACCCACTGTGGCTGTGCCACCACAAGTCTTTCATCCCCCTGCTAATCCTGCCATTCAGATTGAAGCACCAGCTCCCCATCCTATTGCTGCTGCTCCAAACAAAATTACTCCACCTGTGGTCTCTTCTCCAATCACAGTTCCTGGCCAAGTTGCTGTTGCTACTCAGATTGTCACCCAGGCTCTAGTTCCTGCACCAGCTACAGTGTCAAGCCCAGCCTCGGCTGTAAGCTCTCAAGCTCCTATTGTCACTGTAGTTAGTACTACCACAGATGCTGCTTCTGCTACCTTGATCTCTACGGTTGCTCCTATACAAAGCCCTGTACCGTCCATTGTTCCGATTGTTGCGTCACCTGGATCTACACAGGAGGTTCTCCCCACCGTATCCTCTCCAGTTGCTAACCCCATCGGAGTTCCACCAGATCAGTCTGACCCCCCAGCTGTGGAGCCTCCAGTGCCACCAGCTACAGCACCTCATGAAACTACTCAGACCACCGCAG CACCTGTTCAACAAGAAGTCCCACAGTCGCAGGAACCTGTTGCCAGTGAGAAGACAG GTGAAGAGGTCTCAACAGGTTCTGAGCAGGG